The following proteins come from a genomic window of Edaphobacter sp. 4G125:
- a CDS encoding RNA polymerase sigma factor encodes MSSTPDIQRSIDAIWRIESAKLIAALTRVVRDVGLAEDLAQDALVVALEKWPQTGIPDNPAAWLMATAKNRAIDLLRRSKLLDRKHEQLGYELEATRQLTPDQINAAIDDPVGDDLLRLIFISCHPILSPESRVALTLRLLGGLTTDEIARAFLLSEPTVAQRIVRAKRTLGEAKIPFEVPRGEEFTARLSSVLQVIYLVFNEGYSATAGDDWTRPALCEDALRLGRILVELVPSEPEVRGLVALMEIQASRLNARIGPAGEPILLLDQDRSRWDQILIHRGLAALEHAENLLRQRASSANSNVASGSYVLQASIAACHARAITAEATDWHRIAALYAQLVRLTPSPIVELNRAVAVSMALGPAEALPLIDALTEDPALRGYHLLPSVRGDLLMKLGRHSEARAEFEHAASLTRNTRERNLLLTRAQSCVLD; translated from the coding sequence ATGTCTTCTACTCCTGACATCCAGCGCTCAATCGATGCCATCTGGCGTATCGAATCGGCAAAGCTCATCGCCGCGCTTACTCGTGTCGTCCGCGATGTTGGTCTCGCCGAAGATCTCGCCCAGGATGCCCTCGTCGTTGCCCTTGAAAAATGGCCTCAGACTGGCATCCCGGATAATCCGGCTGCCTGGCTCATGGCGACTGCAAAAAACCGCGCCATTGATCTCCTTCGCCGCTCAAAACTTCTCGACCGCAAGCATGAGCAGCTTGGCTACGAGCTAGAAGCTACCCGCCAGCTCACACCCGACCAGATCAACGCTGCCATCGATGATCCCGTCGGCGACGACCTGCTCCGTCTCATCTTTATCTCCTGCCATCCCATCCTCTCTCCCGAATCCCGCGTTGCCCTCACTCTGCGCCTTCTTGGAGGGCTTACCACCGACGAGATCGCCCGCGCCTTTCTTCTCTCCGAACCTACCGTGGCTCAGCGTATTGTCCGCGCCAAACGAACTCTCGGAGAAGCAAAGATTCCCTTCGAAGTTCCCCGAGGCGAGGAGTTCACTGCTCGTCTCTCCTCTGTTCTCCAGGTCATTTACCTCGTCTTCAACGAGGGTTACTCTGCCACCGCCGGTGACGACTGGACCCGTCCCGCGCTCTGCGAAGACGCTCTCCGCCTCGGCCGCATCCTCGTCGAACTCGTCCCCTCCGAACCCGAGGTCCGTGGCCTTGTCGCGCTCATGGAGATTCAGGCGTCACGACTGAACGCTCGCATCGGCCCCGCCGGCGAGCCCATCCTCCTCCTCGATCAGGACCGTTCGCGTTGGGATCAGATCCTCATCCATCGCGGTCTTGCGGCTCTCGAACACGCCGAAAACCTCCTCCGACAAAGAGCCAGCTCCGCTAATTCGAATGTCGCTTCGGGCTCCTACGTTCTTCAGGCCTCCATCGCCGCCTGCCATGCCCGCGCGATCACAGCTGAGGCTACAGACTGGCATCGCATCGCTGCTCTCTATGCCCAACTTGTCAGGCTGACTCCATCGCCCATCGTCGAGCTCAACCGCGCCGTCGCGGTCTCTATGGCCTTAGGGCCTGCCGAGGCGCTCCCCCTTATCGACGCGCTCACCGAAGATCCCGCGCTCAGGGGCTACCATCTCTTACCGAGCGTGCGCGGCGATCTGCTGATGAAGCTTGGCCGACACTCCGAAGCGCGCGCCGAGTTCGAACACGCCGCCAGCCTCACCCGAAACACCCGCGAACGCAACCTTCTCCTCACCCGCGCTCAATCCTGCGTCCTCGATTAG
- the uvrA gene encoding excinuclease ABC subunit UvrA — protein MGTQRTSPRTTPGITHITVRGARQHNLRNVSVSIPRNTLTVVTGLSGSGKSSLAFDTIYAEGQRRYVETLSAYARQFLDQMERPDVDSIDGLSPAISIEQKTTSRSPRSTVGTITEIYDYLRLLYASVGQPHCPNCGRSISRQSADQIVERIVSLAPGERITVFAPIVRGRKGEFREELEAIDRQGFRVRIDGEITEITEGMRLEKRKNHTLEAIVDRIILKPLPPENTSAALAGAPPKYDTRRLEAAVAKALQMANGLVLIGIQDPVTRHQEETLYSSSMACPDCGINVPKLEPRSFSFNSAYGACPECHGLGSIYDFDPAKTITDWSKPLLDGAMGPGSASQYLLRLIKLAAEKYKININQPFEKLTTEQQNLFLYGPPKGEAGRTGFHGIFSYLRANLEDTKSEGYREYMMQYMSASTCPRCQGKRLRPESLAVTVGDRSIADFTALSLERALTAAKTMNFTGRERMIADRLQREVIERLEFLNAVGLGYLSLNRSAATLSGGEGQRIRLATQIGSRLRGVLYVLDEPSIGLHQRDNQRLISALENLRDLGNTVLVVEHDEDTIRKADYVLDLGPGAGKNGGILIADGTPQQIMDNDASITGKYLAGKIDIVTRPTPGQAPRPLTGNWVTVEDARAHNLKNVTAHFPLGVMTVITGVSGSGKSTLVNDILYRALAKELYGSREEPGQHGRVRGISQIDKVIEIDQSPIGRTPRSNPATYTGVFSAIRDIFAMLPESRERGYKPGRFSFNVQGGRCEACQGEGQRRIEMNFLPDVYVLCEVCNGRRYNQETLAVKFNGYSIADILDLSIEDALPVLKDIPAVNQKLQTLVDVGLGYIHLGQSATTLSGGEAQRMKLARELSKRQTGRTLYLLDEPTTGLHFDDVRKLLEVLHRLTDLGNSVIIIEHNLDIIRNADYILDLGPEGGEGGGQIIAHGTPEQVATVKGSHTAEFLARHYTPDQLAASRNGISHSGPQPTNIGAAPDPEKKAKGKFVPPEKKTGVPTARATKLAEADNSARSKKTATNTAAKTKKKKA, from the coding sequence ATGGGCACGCAGCGAACATCTCCCCGAACCACACCGGGAATTACACATATCACCGTGCGCGGAGCGCGGCAGCACAATCTGCGTAACGTCTCGGTTTCCATTCCGCGCAATACCCTGACCGTTGTTACCGGCCTCTCGGGCTCGGGAAAGTCTTCTCTCGCCTTCGACACCATCTACGCCGAAGGACAGCGCCGCTATGTTGAAACCCTTTCGGCATACGCCCGCCAATTTCTCGACCAGATGGAACGTCCTGATGTGGACTCCATCGACGGTCTCTCGCCGGCCATCTCCATCGAGCAGAAGACCACCTCACGCTCCCCTCGCTCGACCGTCGGAACCATCACCGAGATCTACGACTACCTGCGACTGCTTTACGCTTCCGTTGGCCAGCCGCATTGCCCCAACTGCGGTCGCTCCATCTCGCGACAGAGCGCCGATCAGATCGTCGAGCGCATCGTCTCTCTCGCCCCCGGTGAACGCATCACCGTCTTCGCCCCAATCGTCCGGGGTCGCAAAGGTGAGTTTCGCGAAGAACTCGAAGCAATCGACCGCCAGGGCTTCCGCGTTCGCATCGACGGCGAGATTACCGAAATCACAGAAGGCATGCGCCTGGAGAAGCGCAAGAACCACACCCTCGAGGCCATCGTCGACCGCATCATCCTGAAACCTCTACCGCCGGAGAACACCTCGGCTGCGCTCGCTGGCGCTCCGCCAAAATACGACACGCGCCGCCTCGAAGCCGCCGTTGCCAAGGCCCTGCAGATGGCCAACGGTCTGGTCCTCATCGGCATACAGGACCCGGTCACACGCCATCAGGAAGAGACACTTTACTCCTCCTCGATGGCCTGCCCGGACTGCGGAATCAACGTTCCCAAGCTCGAACCACGCAGCTTCTCGTTCAACTCCGCCTACGGAGCCTGCCCGGAGTGTCACGGCCTCGGTTCCATCTACGACTTCGATCCAGCGAAGACCATCACTGACTGGTCCAAGCCGCTGCTCGACGGAGCCATGGGCCCCGGCTCCGCCTCGCAGTACCTGCTGCGACTCATCAAACTCGCAGCGGAGAAGTACAAGATCAACATCAATCAGCCGTTCGAGAAGCTCACAACGGAGCAGCAGAACCTCTTCCTTTATGGTCCCCCGAAGGGTGAGGCTGGACGCACCGGCTTCCATGGCATCTTCAGCTATCTCCGCGCCAATCTTGAAGACACCAAATCCGAAGGCTACCGCGAGTACATGATGCAGTACATGTCTGCATCTACCTGCCCGCGCTGCCAGGGCAAGCGCCTGCGGCCGGAATCACTCGCCGTAACTGTCGGCGACCGATCGATTGCCGATTTCACCGCGCTCTCGCTGGAACGCGCACTTACTGCGGCGAAGACCATGAACTTCACGGGCCGAGAGAGGATGATCGCAGACCGGCTGCAGCGCGAGGTGATTGAACGGCTCGAGTTTCTGAACGCCGTCGGCCTCGGCTATCTCTCACTCAATCGTTCTGCTGCGACGCTCTCAGGCGGCGAAGGTCAGCGTATTCGCCTCGCCACGCAGATTGGTTCACGTCTCCGTGGAGTCCTCTATGTTCTCGATGAGCCATCGATCGGACTGCATCAGCGCGATAACCAGCGACTGATCTCAGCGCTTGAAAACCTGCGCGACCTCGGCAACACCGTCCTGGTCGTCGAGCACGACGAAGATACCATTCGCAAAGCCGACTATGTTCTCGACCTCGGTCCCGGAGCCGGGAAAAACGGTGGCATCCTCATTGCGGATGGCACTCCGCAGCAGATCATGGACAACGATGCATCGATCACCGGCAAATATCTTGCCGGCAAGATTGATATCGTCACCCGGCCTACGCCGGGCCAGGCTCCGCGCCCACTCACCGGCAACTGGGTTACGGTTGAAGACGCCCGCGCCCACAACCTCAAGAACGTCACTGCTCATTTCCCACTCGGGGTGATGACCGTCATCACCGGCGTCAGCGGCAGCGGCAAGAGCACGCTGGTGAACGATATTCTTTACCGCGCACTTGCCAAGGAACTTTACGGCTCGCGCGAAGAACCCGGTCAGCATGGCCGCGTCCGCGGCATCTCGCAGATCGACAAGGTTATCGAGATCGACCAATCGCCCATTGGCCGGACACCGCGCTCGAACCCGGCGACGTATACCGGAGTCTTCTCCGCCATCCGCGACATTTTCGCCATGCTCCCCGAGTCGCGCGAGCGTGGCTACAAGCCCGGACGCTTCAGCTTCAACGTACAGGGCGGACGCTGCGAAGCCTGCCAGGGCGAAGGACAACGCCGGATCGAGATGAACTTCCTGCCCGACGTCTATGTGTTGTGCGAGGTCTGCAATGGCCGCCGTTATAACCAGGAGACGCTCGCCGTGAAGTTCAACGGCTACTCCATCGCGGACATCCTCGATCTCAGCATCGAAGACGCTCTGCCTGTACTCAAAGACATTCCTGCGGTCAACCAGAAGCTTCAGACTCTCGTCGATGTCGGTCTCGGCTACATTCATCTTGGCCAATCTGCCACCACGCTCTCAGGCGGCGAAGCCCAGCGCATGAAGTTGGCCCGCGAGCTGAGCAAACGCCAGACAGGCCGCACGCTCTATCTACTCGACGAGCCTACGACTGGCCTCCACTTCGACGATGTTCGGAAGCTCCTCGAAGTACTGCATCGCCTTACAGACCTGGGCAACAGCGTCATCATCATCGAGCACAATCTGGACATCATCCGCAACGCCGACTACATTCTCGACCTCGGTCCTGAAGGAGGAGAAGGCGGCGGGCAGATCATCGCCCACGGTACTCCGGAGCAGGTCGCGACCGTAAAAGGCTCTCATACCGCAGAGTTCCTGGCCCGCCATTACACACCGGACCAGCTTGCTGCCAGCCGGAATGGAATCAGCCACTCCGGTCCGCAGCCCACGAATATCGGGGCCGCACCCGATCCTGAAAAGAAGGCCAAGGGTAAGTTTGTGCCGCCGGAAAAGAAAACCGGAGTCCCGACCGCGCGTGCGACTAAACTGGCCGAAGCAGACAACTCGGCTCGTTCGAAGAAGACCGCAACCAATACTGCCGCGAAGACAAAAAAGAAGAAGGCATGA